In Mercurialis annua linkage group LG5, ddMerAnnu1.2, whole genome shotgun sequence, a single genomic region encodes these proteins:
- the LOC126679803 gene encoding uncharacterized protein LOC126679803 isoform X2 — MLGIQRRTIRWVHTAVAAPHLVRFTLKPPKTMEYVNGSKFHLSAEFLRIHSPAVDGKVRSFGGDKVIFGRRHVGIMSAEPVGNYGVRLIFDDLHKTGIFTWDYFYHLGSNKFSLMRDYIRTLRKHGLSRDPPKRK; from the exons ATGTTAGGGATACAGAGAAGAACAATCAGATGGGTTCATACCGCTGTAGCTGCTCCGCATCTCGTTCGGTTCACTCTAAAACCACCCAAAACT ATGGAGTATGTCAACGGTAGTAAGTTCCATCTATCAGCTGAATTTTTGAGAATACATAGTCCGGCTGTTGATGGGAAAGTTAGGTCATTTGGAGGTGACAAG GTGATATTTGGGCGGCGGCATGTGGGTATCATGTCTGCAGAGCCTGTAGGAAACTATGGGGTAAG GTTAATATTTGATGATTTGCATAAAACTGGGATTTTTACATGGGATTATTTCTATCATCTTGGTAGCAATAAGTTCAGCTTGATGAGAGATTATATCAGAACGCTAAGGAAGCATGGACTTAGCCGCGATCCTCCTAAAAGAAAATGA
- the LOC126679803 gene encoding uncharacterized protein LOC126679803 isoform X4 — protein sequence MLGIQRRTIRWVHTAVAAPHLVRFTLKPPKTVEMEYVNGSKFHLSAEFLRIHSPAVDGKVRSFGGDKVIFGRRHVGIMSAEPVGNYGVNI from the exons ATGTTAGGGATACAGAGAAGAACAATCAGATGGGTTCATACCGCTGTAGCTGCTCCGCATCTCGTTCGGTTCACTCTAAAACCACCCAAAACT GTAGAGATGGAGTATGTCAACGGTAGTAAGTTCCATCTATCAGCTGAATTTTTGAGAATACATAGTCCGGCTGTTGATGGGAAAGTTAGGTCATTTGGAGGTGACAAG GTGATATTTGGGCGGCGGCATGTGGGTATCATGTCTGCAGAGCCTGTAGGAAACTATGGG GTTAATATTTGA
- the LOC126679803 gene encoding uncharacterized protein LOC126679803 isoform X5 yields the protein MLGIQRRTIRWVHTAVAAPHLVRFTLKPPKTVEMEYVNGSKFHLSAEFLRIHSPAVDGKVRSFGGDKVIFGRRHVGIMSAEPVGNYGQ from the exons ATGTTAGGGATACAGAGAAGAACAATCAGATGGGTTCATACCGCTGTAGCTGCTCCGCATCTCGTTCGGTTCACTCTAAAACCACCCAAAACT GTAGAGATGGAGTATGTCAACGGTAGTAAGTTCCATCTATCAGCTGAATTTTTGAGAATACATAGTCCGGCTGTTGATGGGAAAGTTAGGTCATTTGGAGGTGACAAG GTGATATTTGGGCGGCGGCATGTGGGTATCATGTCTGCAGAGCCTGTAGGAAACTATGGG CAATAA
- the LOC126679803 gene encoding uncharacterized protein LOC126679803 isoform X1, with translation MLGIQRRTIRWVHTAVAAPHLVRFTLKPPKTVEMEYVNGSKFHLSAEFLRIHSPAVDGKVRSFGGDKVIFGRRHVGIMSAEPVGNYGVRLIFDDLHKTGIFTWDYFYHLGSNKFSLMRDYIRTLRKHGLSRDPPKRK, from the exons ATGTTAGGGATACAGAGAAGAACAATCAGATGGGTTCATACCGCTGTAGCTGCTCCGCATCTCGTTCGGTTCACTCTAAAACCACCCAAAACT GTAGAGATGGAGTATGTCAACGGTAGTAAGTTCCATCTATCAGCTGAATTTTTGAGAATACATAGTCCGGCTGTTGATGGGAAAGTTAGGTCATTTGGAGGTGACAAG GTGATATTTGGGCGGCGGCATGTGGGTATCATGTCTGCAGAGCCTGTAGGAAACTATGGGGTAAG GTTAATATTTGATGATTTGCATAAAACTGGGATTTTTACATGGGATTATTTCTATCATCTTGGTAGCAATAAGTTCAGCTTGATGAGAGATTATATCAGAACGCTAAGGAAGCATGGACTTAGCCGCGATCCTCCTAAAAGAAAATGA
- the LOC126679803 gene encoding uncharacterized protein LOC126679803 isoform X3, producing the protein MLGIQRRTIRWVHTAVAAPHLVRFTLKPPKTVEMEYVNGSKFHLSAEFLRIHSPAVDGKVRSFGGDKVIFGRRHVGIMSAEPVGNYGVSNKFSLMRDYIRTLRKHGLSRDPPKRK; encoded by the exons ATGTTAGGGATACAGAGAAGAACAATCAGATGGGTTCATACCGCTGTAGCTGCTCCGCATCTCGTTCGGTTCACTCTAAAACCACCCAAAACT GTAGAGATGGAGTATGTCAACGGTAGTAAGTTCCATCTATCAGCTGAATTTTTGAGAATACATAGTCCGGCTGTTGATGGGAAAGTTAGGTCATTTGGAGGTGACAAG GTGATATTTGGGCGGCGGCATGTGGGTATCATGTCTGCAGAGCCTGTAGGAAACTATGGGGTAAG CAATAAGTTCAGCTTGATGAGAGATTATATCAGAACGCTAAGGAAGCATGGACTTAGCCGCGATCCTCCTAAAAGAAAATGA